The following coding sequences are from one Mycobacterium bourgelatii window:
- a CDS encoding serine hydrolase yields MTAPRLHRALEASFDELSARVPATIGVAIAYPDEVRSLGPWSVGVAWSTIKVPLAIAALRNDPSRADDLAVKAISQSDNAASESLWSQLGDPTEAARQVQAVLREGGDSTTVVESRRLRAGYTPFGQTQWALRDQARFAANLAGVPDAAVVLDLMNRLVAEQQWGLAAKGVAAKGGWGPGVEDGYLVRQFGILPTELGVLGVAMAAEADTFQTGVGVLNTLTEWLFNHSDGLAVTGPSLD; encoded by the coding sequence ATGACTGCCCCACGCCTGCACCGTGCGCTCGAGGCGAGCTTTGACGAGCTCTCCGCACGAGTCCCAGCCACCATCGGCGTCGCGATCGCGTATCCCGATGAGGTCCGCTCGTTGGGCCCCTGGTCGGTGGGAGTCGCATGGTCAACGATCAAGGTCCCGTTGGCCATCGCGGCACTACGGAACGACCCGTCGCGAGCGGATGACTTGGCAGTCAAGGCGATCAGCCAATCCGACAACGCAGCATCGGAGAGCTTGTGGTCGCAATTGGGCGACCCGACGGAAGCGGCCCGGCAGGTGCAAGCCGTCCTTCGGGAAGGCGGCGACTCGACCACCGTCGTCGAATCACGGCGACTTCGCGCCGGCTACACGCCATTTGGGCAAACGCAGTGGGCCTTGCGCGACCAAGCGCGCTTCGCCGCGAACCTGGCCGGTGTTCCCGATGCCGCCGTTGTCCTCGACCTGATGAACCGTCTTGTGGCCGAACAACAGTGGGGACTGGCCGCCAAAGGCGTTGCCGCCAAGGGCGGTTGGGGCCCAGGTGTGGAGGATGGCTATCTGGTGCGCCAATTCGGGATATTGCCAACAGAATTGGGCGTGTTGGGCGTGGCCATGGCGGCCGAGGCCGATACTTTCCAAACCGGCGTGGGAGTGCTCAACACATTGACGGAGTGGTTGTTCAACCACTCCGACGGGCTGGCCGTCACGGGACCGTCGCTGGACTAG